The Pyrenophora tritici-repentis strain M4 chromosome 8, whole genome shotgun sequence genome contains a region encoding:
- a CDS encoding pre-splicing factor ATP-dependent RNA helicase prp16: MSVAKRVSEEMEVKLGGQVGYAIRFEDCTSKETKIKYMTDGVLLRESLVEPDLDKYSCIIMDEAHERALNTDVLMGLLKKVLARRRDLKLIVTSATMNSERFSRFYGGAPEFVIPGRTFPVDINYARSPCEDYVDSAVKQVLAIHVSQGPGDILVFMTGQEDIEITCELVAERLKLLNDPPKLSILPIYSQMPADLQAKIFDRAAPGVRKVIVATNIAETSLTVDGIMYVVDAGFSKLKVYNPKMGMDTLQITPISQANASQRAGRAGRTGPGKCFHLYTERAFRDEFYIQTIPEIQRTNLANTVLLLKSLGVKDLLDFDFMDPPPQDTITTSLFDLWALGALDNIGNLTELGRTMTAFPMDPSLAKLIITATEYECSEEMLTIVAMLSVPSVFYRPKERQEESDAAREKFFVPESDHLTLLHVYTQWKVNNYSDSWCIRHFLHPKALRRAKEIRDQIHDIMTKQKMALVSCGTDWDVIRKCICSGYYHQAAKVKGIGEYINLRTSVTIQLHPTSALYGLGYLPDYVVYHELILTSKEYMSKRVFGEG, translated from the exons ATGAGTGTTGCGAAGCGTGTGAGTGAAGAAATGGAGGTCAAGCTGGGTGGTCAGGTTGGATATGCAATTCGATTCGAGGATTGTACCAGCAAAGAGACAAAAATCAAGTACATGACAGATGGTGTCTTGCTTCGAGAATCGCTAGTTGAGCCCGACTTGGACAAATACTCATGTATCATCATGGACGAGGCGCACGAGAGAGCGCTGAACACTGATGTGCTGATGGGCCTCCTTAAGAAAGTTTTGGCAAGGAGAAGAGATTTGAAGCTAATTGTCACATCCGCCACCATGAACTCGGAGAGATTCTCGCGTTTCTATGGAGGAGCTCCCGAGTTTGTAATTCCCGGAAGAACCTTCCCTGTCGATATCAACTACGCACGATCCCCGTGTGAGGACTATGTCGACAGTGCTGTCAAGCAAGTGCTAGCGATACACGTATCCCAAGGACCTGGTGATATCCTAGTTTTCATGACGGGTCAGGAAGATATTGAAATCACCTGTGAGCTTGTTGCTGAACGACTCAAACTTCTCAACGACCCGCCGAAGCTCAGCATTCTTCCCATCTACAGTCAAATGCCTGCCGATTTGCAAGCAAAGATTTTTGACCGAGCAGCACCAGGTGTACGCAAGGTCATCGTAGCCACTAACATTGCAGAAACGAGTTTGACAGTCGACGGTATCATGTACGTGGTGGACGCCGGCTTCTCAAAGCTCAAAGTCTACAATCCGAAAATGGGTATGGACACCCTTCAGATTACGCCCATCTCACAAGCAAATGCATCTCAGCGTGCCGGTCGCGCAGGACGTACAGGACCTGGCAAATGCTTCCACCTGTATACTGAGAGAGCTTTCCGAGATGAGTTTTACATACAAACCATCCCGGAAATCCAACGAACCAACCTCGCCAACACCGTACTCCTACTCAAGTCGCTTGGAGTGAAAGACCTCTTGGATTTTGACTTTATGGATCCACCCCCTCAAGACACCATAACAACCTCTCTCTTCGACCTCTGGGCTCTAGGTGCCCTCGACAACATTGGCAACCTCACCGAGCTTGGCCGCACCATGACAGCCTTCCCTATGGACCCCTCTCTCGCCAAACTCATCATCACAGCCACTGAATATGAATGCAGCGAAGAAATGCTCACAATCGTCGCTATGCTGTCCGTCCCTAGCGTCTTCTACCGCCCCAAGGAGCGCCAAGAAGAATCCGATGCCGCACGCGAGAAATTCTTCGTCCCGGAATCTGACCACCTAACCCTCCTCCACGTCTACACGCAATGGAAAGTAAACAACTACTCAGACAGCTGGTGCATCCGCCACTTCCTTCATCCTAAAGCGCTGCGCCGCGCCAAGGAAATCCGCGACCAGATCCACGATATCATGACTAAGCAGAAGATGGCCCTCGTCTCCTGTGGCACAGACTGGGACGTTATCCGCAAATGCATCTGTTCGGGATATTATCACCAAGCCGCTAAGGTCAAAGGCATAGGCGAATACATCAATCTCCGCACTTCGGTTACCATCCAATTACATCCTACATCTGCCCTCTATGGCCTCGGCTACCTCCCCGATTACGTCGTCTACCACGAGCTCATCCTCACCAGCAAGGAGTATATGTC AAAAAGGGTATTCGGCGAGGGATAA
- a CDS encoding mitochondrial 54S ribosomal protein mL54 — MNPGMLVPKVPIYEQTIDLPTGDGSLAGAVEASSAREELTKAMRNKRRASIKEANFLKAMG, encoded by the coding sequence ATGAACCCCGGCATGCTGGTACCCAAGGTACCCATCTACGAACAAACGATTGATTTACCCACTGGCGATGGTAGTCTAGCGGGTGCGGTGGAGGCGTCGAGTGCGCGGGAGGAATTGACAAAGGCGATGCGGAATAAGAGGAGGGCTAGCATCAAGGAGGCTAATTTCTTGAAGGCTATGGGTTAA